GGCGGGGGTGTGTTTGCGTCTCTCTCCCGCCCACCCGCCGGCCCGGGGGGGGGTGGTTCCAAACCCGTCTTTTTGGGGGCGCTATTTGGGTTTTTTCGCCCCCCACGCTACGGACGCGCGCGACCCGTGCGCCGCGCCGCGTTGCGTCGGACGAATCGCCCCGAATCTCCGACGGACCGCGGTCGGTATGGAGTTCTCGCGCTGAGGGAGCCGAATCTCCGACGCAAGCGGTCGAGTCTCCGACGCAAGCGGTCGGGTCTCCGACGCGGGGACGGCGCCGCGTGCGGTAGGGCGGCGCGAGGAGGGTGGGCGCTGCCGACAGAATGGATCGGTGAGCACTCCGTCGGTGACCGCCCGTCCGCTGCCCTGGCTTCCGGGCCTCGTGGTGTGCGCGTTGGCTGCCGCCGTCGCGTGGGGAGTGCACTGGCTGGTGCCCGCCGTGCCCTTGCTGACCGCAGCGGTGGTGCTCGGGATCGTGGTGGGCCAGCTCCCGGTCGCCCGGCCGGCCGTGACCGGGCGCCTCGCCCCGGGACTGTCCGTCAGCGCCAAGCGCCTGATGCGCATCGGCGTCGTGCTGCTCGGCCTGAAGCTCAGCTTGGGCGACATCGCCGGGCTCGGCTGGGTCGCCATCCTGACCACCATCGGCGTCGTGCTGCTTAGTTTCGCCGGCACCTTCTGGGTCGGTCGGCTAATGGGCCTCCCGGGTCACCAGCCGCTCCTGATCGCCACCGGCTTCTCGATCTGCGGCGCGTCCGCGATCGGCGCGATGAGCGGCGTCGTGAAGCCCAAGGATGAGGAGGCCGCGACTCCGGTCGCTCTGGTGACGCTGTGCGGCACGCTCGCGATCTTCGTCCTGCCGCTGTTCTGGCACCCACTGGGATTGGATGCGCAGCAGTTCGGCCACTGGGTCGGCGCCGGCGTGCACGACGTCGGGCAGGTCGTCGCGACCGCGCAGCTCGCGGGCGCCGCCGCCCTCGCCGTGGCGGTCGTCGTCAAGCTCACCCGCGTGCTGATGCTCGCCCCGATCGTGGCGGTCGCCGCGGTCGTGGAGCGTCGCCGCCACGTCGTCGGCGACCCGGGCGTGAAGCGGCCGCCCATCGTCCCGCTCTTCGTCGCCGGATTCCTGCTCGCGGTGCTGGTGCGGACGTTCGTACCTCTCCCGTCCGCCGTGACCGACGGCGCCGACACCCTGCAGACCGTACTGCTCGCCATGGCGCTGTTCGGCCTCGGCACGGCCGTCCGCCTCCGCACCCTGGTCGGCACCGGCTGGCGCGCCCTGGTCACCGGGCTCGTCTCGTGGCTGCTGATCGCCGTGCTCGCGCTGGGTGCCGTCTGGGTGTCGACAGCCGCCTGAGGTAACAACTCGCGCTCAGTCGACCAGTTTCAGCCCGATGACGCAGCCGACCAGGCCGACAATCAGCAGCGCCTTGATGAGGGAGAACCCGTCACCGCCGAACGTCATCGCGTAGAGCACGGTCAGCGCCGCGCCGATGCCGACCCAGACCGCATAAGCGGTACCGGTGGGGATCTCCCGCATCGCGAAGGCCAGTCCGGCCATGGAGGCGAGAAGCGCTCCGACGAAGACCACGGACGGCCACAGCCGCGAGAGCCCCTCCGAGCGGCCGAGCGCGGTCGCCCAGACGGCTTCGAGCACGCCGGAGAGAATGAGGACGATCCAGGACACGATCCGACTCCTTGGCCAGTCTTGTCGCTCACCGGGTACTGAACCGTCGTCCGGGGCCCTTCGCGGGCCTCTGCCCAGGCTAGCAAACCGGGTTGCGGCGTGTTACGACGCCCGCCCGAGAGCGTCGGCGGGGTCGGGTAGCGTGAGCCCATGGCAGATCGCGAATACGGTTTCCGCACGCGGGCGATCCACGCGGGCAACATCCCCGACCCGGTGACGGGAGCGCGAGCGCTGCCGATCTACCAGACCAGCGCCTTCGTGTTCGACGACACGGCGGATGCCGCGGCGCGCTTCGCCCTGCAGAAGTACGGCAACATCTACTCGCGTCTGGCCAACCCGACCGTGGCCTCGTTCGAAGAGCGTGTGGCCAGCCTCGAAGGCGGCCTGGGCGCCGTGGCGACGGCCTCCGGCCTCAGCGCGCAGTACATCACCTTCGCGTCGCTGGTCGGCGCGGGCGACCACATCGTCGCGTCGGCGAACCTCTACGGCGGATCGATCACGCAGCTGGATGTGACCCTCCGGCGCTTCGGCGTCGAGACCACCTTCGTGCAGAGCGCCGATCCCGCGGACTACGCCGCCGCGATCACCGACCGCACCAAGCTGGTGTTCGCCGAGACCATCGCCAACCCCTCCGGCGAGATCGCCGACATCGAAGGGCTGGCGGAGGTCGCCCACGCGGCCGGCATCCCGCTCGCCATCGACTCCACGATCGCGACCCCGTACCTCAACCGGCCGTTCGAATGGGGAGCCGACATCGTCATCCACTCGGCCACCAAGTTCCTCGGCGGCCACGGCACGACCCTCGGCGGCGTGGTGGTCGAGAGCGGGCGCTTCGACTGGCACTCCTCGAAGTTCCCGCTGTTCGGCGAGCCGGTGCCCTCGTACGGCGGGCTGCAGTGGTCGGGCAACTTCGGCGAGTACGCGTTCCTCACGCGGCTGCGCGCGGAGCAGCTGCGCGACATCGGACCGGTGCTCGCGCCGCACTCGGCCTTCCTGCTGGCGCAGGGCGTCGAGACCCTGCCGTACCGCATCCAGGCGCACGTCGACAACGCCCGAGCGGTGGCCGAATGGCTGGATGCCGACCCCCGCATCGAGAAGGTGTTCTGGGCCGGACTGCCCGAGCACCCGCACCACGACCGTGCCCTCAAGTACCTGCCGAAGGGGCCGGGCAGCGTGTTCAGCTTCGTCGTGAAGGGCGGGCGCGAGGTGGGCCAGAAGTTCATCGAGTCGGTGAACCTCGCCAGCCATCTCGCCAATATCGGCGATGCAAAGACGCTGGTCATCCATCCCGCGTCGACCACCCACGCCCAGCTGACCGAGCAGCAGCTGCTCGACGCGGGTGTGCTGCCGGGCGTCGTGCGCATCAGCGTCGGGATCGAAGACGTCGACGACATCATCTACGATCTCGATCAGGCGCTCACGATCGCCGTCGAGGAGGCGAACGCAGCATGACGACTGCCACCGAACCCACCACCGAGGTCCAGCTGGCGAACGGCCTGAGCTGCGCACTGCCGTCCGACTCCCCGCTCGCCAAGCTGCTGAAGTCGCAGCGCACCTGGGTCGGACCGGACGCGAAGGAGCGCCTGAAGATCCTGCGCGGCGCGAAGTCCGTCGCGATCGTCGGCGCGTCGCCCAACCCGGCGCGATCCTCCTACTTCGTCGGCACGTACCTGCAGCAGTCGAGCGACTACCGGCTGTACTTCGTCAACCCGAACGCCGACACCATCCTGGGTCAGAAGGCCTACCCCGACCTCGCATCGTTGCCCGAGGTGCCGGACATCGTGGATGTGTTCCGCAAGCCCGCCGACATCCCCGCCGTCATCGACGAGGCGCTCGCGATCGGCGCTCCGACCGTGTGGGTGCAGCTGGGCATCTGGAACCAGGAGGCCGCCGAATACGGCGAGTCGAAGGGGCTGACGGTCGTCATGGACCGCTGCATGAAGATCGAGCACGCCCGCTTCCACGGCGGACTGCACCTGCTCGGCTTCGACACCGGCCAGATCACCGCGCGCAAGACGCTCCGCTGACCCCTCCCTCCCCCCACCAACAGCTCCTGAGTTTTTCGCACGAATGGATGGTCGGAGCGCGAAAAACTCAGGAACTGTGAGCTGAGGGGCGCGACACCTCAGGCGCGCGCCACGATGTGGAAGACGTGCCAGTGCTTCGGGCCCTCGAAGGACATGCCGCGGCGGTCGTCCTCCACCAGCTGCACCACGTCCATCCCGGCGAGCATCCCCTCCACCTGGGCTCGGTCGTGGAAGCTCATCCCGGATCGGCCGGCCCACTCGTCGTGCGGGCCGAACAGCTCCCCCGCGAACACGCCGCCGGGCCGCAGCGCCTCACGGATGTCGGCCCACAGGTACGGGAAGTGCGACTCATCGCAGAACGGCAACGCGAAGCCCGCGTAGACGAGGTCGGCAGCCGGCAGCTCACCCAGCGTCTCGAACGACGCGCGCCGTACCATCACACGTTCCGACGCCTTACCTGACAGCCCGGCGCGCACGCGTTCCTCGACGCCCGGGTCCGCATCCACCGCCACGACGCGCCACCCGTGCTCGGCCAGATGACGCGTCTCGACGCCGTCGCCGCAGCCGAGATCGACCGCGTCGCCCGGCTCTCCGTCCCACGCGGCGAGGGCGCTCTGGAAGGTCGGCCGCACGCCGCGCCCGCCCTGCTTCTCATAGAACTGCGACCAGTCGAACGCCATGTCGCCGAGCCTACGCGGGGCGCGCCTCGGGTGGGCCGGCCACACGCAGCTGTCTTTCGAGTCACCGGTCGCCGCCCTAGCTTGTCAGGCAGGCAGCCACCGACGCTCTCTCGCAACTCCGGTCGGAGGCGGAACGCCGGAAGGAAGTCTCATGCGTCAGCGGAAACCGAGCGTCCGACGAGGGTTCGTGGCCACCATCGCCATCCTGAGCCTGACGGTGGCCGGCATCAGCGTCGGCATCCAGGCGCCTCCCGCCGGAGCGACGACCGCGGGCACGCCCGGCACCCCGCAACCGCCGACCGCCCTGTTCACCGAGGACTTCTCGGGCCAGAACGCCGCCTCCACCGCGATCAAGATCACTTCGTATCAGGGCACGCCCGGCAGCACCTATGTCCCCGGCGTCTCGGGCGCGAACTCCGAGACCTACTATGCCGACCCGCGCTGGGCGGACGGCCTGTACTGCAACGGCTACATCGTCAACGGCTCGACGACCCCGGCGCCGCCCGGCTGGAACTCGGGATGCCCGATCTCGGGCGTGCAGATCCTCGCCAACGCGATGGGTCAATACCAGGGCTACTCGACGGCGGCAGCGGCCCAGAACCAGGCGGTCACGGCGTACACGGCGAGCGGCACCGTTCCCGGCATCCAGTTGAGGACGAACACGGCCATCCCCGCGGTTCCCGGCCACTTCTACCAGGTGACCTCGATCGTCGCCGCGACCAACTGCGTCGCGAACAGCTCGGGGAATCCCGCCGAGACGCTGTCGCTGTTCATCAACGGGGTGAAGAACGTGCTGGCGTCGCAGCTCGACCCGTGCCACTATCCCGGCGCGATCCAGTACGGCTCCGGCCCCTTCGGGCCCACGATGGTCGCCGGTCTCACGTCGGCGGCGATCAAGGTGCCGAGCACCGGGACGCCGACCGTGGGCATGCAGCTCGAGAACCAGAGCGCGGTGGTCGCCGGAAACGACGGCGCGTTCGACCTTCCCCAGATCCTGGATGTGACCCCGCAGCTGGACAAGGCGTTCAGTCCGGCGACCATCGCCTCGGGCCAGACGTCGACGCTGACCTTCACCATCACGAACACGTCCGAGCTCGCGGCGAAGAACGGCTGGTCCTTCCACGACGACCTGCCTGCCGGTGTGACGGCCACCGGCGTGAACGCGACGACCTGCTCCAGCGGCACCGTCACGGCCGCGGCCGGATCGACGTCGGTCGTCGTCGCGAACGGCAACCTCACCCAGGGCCAGAACGCCTGCACCGTGACCGTTCAGGTCACCGCGACGGTTCCGGGCACCTACACGAACGGCCCGGGCAACTTTCCCGACGGGACGGCCGGGCTCGACGGGCTGAACCCGCCGGCCGACACCCCGCTGAC
Above is a window of Leifsonia sp. 1010 DNA encoding:
- a CDS encoding CoA-binding protein translates to MTTATEPTTEVQLANGLSCALPSDSPLAKLLKSQRTWVGPDAKERLKILRGAKSVAIVGASPNPARSSYFVGTYLQQSSDYRLYFVNPNADTILGQKAYPDLASLPEVPDIVDVFRKPADIPAVIDEALAIGAPTVWVQLGIWNQEAAEYGESKGLTVVMDRCMKIEHARFHGGLHLLGFDTGQITARKTLR
- a CDS encoding multidrug efflux SMR transporter, with protein sequence MSWIVLILSGVLEAVWATALGRSEGLSRLWPSVVFVGALLASMAGLAFAMREIPTGTAYAVWVGIGAALTVLYAMTFGGDGFSLIKALLIVGLVGCVIGLKLVD
- a CDS encoding class I SAM-dependent methyltransferase; translation: MAFDWSQFYEKQGGRGVRPTFQSALAAWDGEPGDAVDLGCGDGVETRHLAEHGWRVVAVDADPGVEERVRAGLSGKASERVMVRRASFETLGELPAADLVYAGFALPFCDESHFPYLWADIREALRPGGVFAGELFGPHDEWAGRSGMSFHDRAQVEGMLAGMDVVQLVEDDRRGMSFEGPKHWHVFHIVARA
- a CDS encoding putative sulfate exporter family transporter; the protein is MSTPSVTARPLPWLPGLVVCALAAAVAWGVHWLVPAVPLLTAAVVLGIVVGQLPVARPAVTGRLAPGLSVSAKRLMRIGVVLLGLKLSLGDIAGLGWVAILTTIGVVLLSFAGTFWVGRLMGLPGHQPLLIATGFSICGASAIGAMSGVVKPKDEEAATPVALVTLCGTLAIFVLPLFWHPLGLDAQQFGHWVGAGVHDVGQVVATAQLAGAAALAVAVVVKLTRVLMLAPIVAVAAVVERRRHVVGDPGVKRPPIVPLFVAGFLLAVLVRTFVPLPSAVTDGADTLQTVLLAMALFGLGTAVRLRTLVGTGWRALVTGLVSWLLIAVLALGAVWVSTAA
- a CDS encoding O-acetylhomoserine aminocarboxypropyltransferase/cysteine synthase family protein encodes the protein MADREYGFRTRAIHAGNIPDPVTGARALPIYQTSAFVFDDTADAAARFALQKYGNIYSRLANPTVASFEERVASLEGGLGAVATASGLSAQYITFASLVGAGDHIVASANLYGGSITQLDVTLRRFGVETTFVQSADPADYAAAITDRTKLVFAETIANPSGEIADIEGLAEVAHAAGIPLAIDSTIATPYLNRPFEWGADIVIHSATKFLGGHGTTLGGVVVESGRFDWHSSKFPLFGEPVPSYGGLQWSGNFGEYAFLTRLRAEQLRDIGPVLAPHSAFLLAQGVETLPYRIQAHVDNARAVAEWLDADPRIEKVFWAGLPEHPHHDRALKYLPKGPGSVFSFVVKGGREVGQKFIESVNLASHLANIGDAKTLVIHPASTTHAQLTEQQLLDAGVLPGVVRISVGIEDVDDIIYDLDQALTIAVEEANAA